Part of the Nostoc sp. ATCC 53789 genome, AGGCTCGGCAGAACAGGGATCGCAACTACCCATATTCCAAGCGTATTCTAAAAAACCAACTTTCTTGTTTTCTTTGGTGTAGGCAGTTTGAAACATTGATTTGTAGAAATCACCAAATTCATCTTTGACAAATAAGGGAACGTTTGTGTCTGAGGGGATTTTCACCGTCCGGTAGTTAGTGATTTCTGCCTGTCCTTGGGGCGAGAGGATGTAGACAATCAAATCCTGCTCTGTCGTGGCATTGATCATGCCTAAACGAATTGGCAGCATGAACTTGGGTGACTGGTAGGAAATTTGTAGCGGACGAAGGAACTGGTAGCCAGATTTCTCGAATTTATTTAAGTTGACTTTGGCAACAAAGAATTTCATTGAGGAGCGGATATAGGGTTTTAGTAACTGTTTCGCACCTCTAGGAATTTTGTAGCCACTGCGTTGGAGCCAAGTTTCTAGTCCGCCAGATTCTTTAGCACTAAGGATCACGATGTCGTATTCGCCGACGTTGAAACGTGCTTCGACTGTTACACCCAAACTAGCATCGTCCCTTGCATTCCCCGCCTCCATTCTTGCTGCTGGCGCTGGTGCTGCTGATAACTTCTGGGGATAAACTGGGGCACAAGGATCTGGATCGAAATATTCAACCAATCGCGGCGCACTAAAAGCATCTAAGCGTTCGATAATCTTGGGTTCCGTAACGCGAACTTGCTCTTTTTGCAGCACTGTTGGCACCGGTACTACCATTGCAAAATCTTTAACTTCGCCTTGAAAATCGTTTGCCATTGTTAGGACGGTGCGATCGCCATCTCGTGCTATCACCACCTGAGAAGCTTTGTTATACAGTTTTGTATCAGCTTTAGCTACATAAAATCCACAAAATGCCCAAGCTGCTGGTGCAAAGCAGAAAACAGCTACGATTGCCAACAATAATGGCGTTAAAATTCGAAAAAACTTCATTATTTTATACCTCTATCTTTTTTAGTGCTGAGTTAGGAGTTAGCAGTAGCCCTTTCAAGGTGACTGGTAAAATCTCTTTTTTCTCTCTGCGCTACGCCAGTTGCTACAAGTCGGGGAACCCGCCCAACGCACTGGCTTCTCTGTGCCTCTGCGGTTTAAAAATAATTTTTCTAACCACAGAGACGCAGAGAACACAGAGTAAAGAGCTTAAAGAGGAATTTGTTGTTAAACAGTTGTTATCGACGTTGAAGGGGCTAGAGTTAGGAGTTAGGAGTTAGGAGTTCTACCCCTGCTTCCTCATCTTTCTCTTGCCAAGCAAACCTTGGGGCTAACCACAAAACATCTAACAGGATGGTCAATGGTGCAAGGGCAAACAGTGCCCAGAAAACTGCTGTGGAAATAAAGAAATAATTCCGCAGGATAAAAGTTAATCCGGCGATGCAGATTGCCCAAACTACCCGCCCAATTCGGGAATTGGGGATCGATCGCGGATCTGTAATCATAAATAGGGCGAACAGCAGCAAAGACCCACTCATCAATCGATGCCAGTAAACATCCCAAGTCCAACCCAGCCAGAGATTGCGAATCGCCTCTAGTAAGGAGTAGGAACCCAAAAAAGCTGCTGTGGTGTCCCAACGACCAACGCGCTGCAAAATCATGCCGCCAGTGCCGGCAAATAATAGCCCATACCACCACTCTTCACCCCATTGTCCCGGCGAAACCCAAGCATCGGGGGTCAAAATTAAGGCAGATATGATGCCAAAATTGGTGGGATTAAAGAAATGCTTATCGCCGACTTTGAAGATAAATTTGCTTGCGATCGCAATTGCTGCGGCGATTGCCATTGTCGTCCAGCAATCAGCCCGCAATAGCAGTCCCAGTCCTAGAGAGGTAATTAAAGCACTGCGAAGATTTGCCATTTGTTCTTTGCCAGTAAGTAATGACAATATCCATTGGGTTGCTAGACTTGTGGCGATCGCTACCCCAATTAACTCTGGTCGCAGCGTCCAATCTCTTGTACCGATTCCCAATACTAGGAACAAGCCGAGAAATAGAATTTGATAATCTCGTATATCTTTGAGCAACATTAATCCTTTGATTCCGGGATTACGCGTAGATTTCTCATCAATCTAGACGAGTGCTAGCTCAAATAGTAATGCTGTTACAGATTTTGTTACAAAGCGACTAGCAAGTTCATGCCCATCGCTTGATATTGCTTAGGGTTTCGAGTTCTAAGCACGAAGTTTTGTGTTCTGATAATTTGGCTAGAATATTGAGACATTGTATGTATGCGGTGCGATCGCCTATCGCAGTTTCGCAAGCAACACCTACAAAAAGTTGTCAGCAGCAGAGAAACGCAAATGCAGCTAGCTCCTCTATTCCCGATTTTCTATCGCATTCTCCAACCGAGTTTTCCCAATTGCCTTTGGGGTGGAAATCCCTATACTAAAGCGATCGCACTCACATTCGATGATGGGCCCCATCCGCAATACACACCAGAAGTTTTGGCAGTATTGGATCGCTACAACATTACAGCTAGTTTTTTTTGGTTGGGTGTTTGCGTCAACCGTTCACCAGCGATCGCCAAAGCTGTTAGCGATCGCGGCCACTGGATCGGATTGCATGGCTACGATCATCGTTCTTTTCCCATGCTTTCCCTGAATGAATTGAAGGGCAGTTTAGAAAAAACCCAAATTGCCATCTACAATGCCTGCAACCTACAACCTGAACAAGTACGAGATGTCCGTCCCCCCAATGGTTTATTTACACCTGCTACTTTAAAATTGTTTTCTCAGTGGAATTACCGCTCAGTTATGTGGAGCGTTGTACCAGAAGATTGGGTAAGACCAGGTATCACCACTGTGGTAGAGCGAATTATGCAGCAGGTCAAAAATGGTTCGCTGATTGTCTTGCATGATGGTGCTTGCGGTGGAAAAGATGTTGCTGCCACAATCCAAATTCTCATTCCGCAACTGCTACAACAAGGTTATAAGTTTGTAACTGTTGATACTCTGTGGCAGCAGGCTAAGACTAACTAAAGTACTAGCCTATCTAAGTTAATAAAATGTGGTGCTGGCGTGTTTAGTTCTCAAAGTTAGCGATACATAATTTGGCAAATGTTTATCTGCGATTACGACATTGTAGTGGGTAGCGCTTACCCCGCCATGTCGTCCAACCATCCGCGATTTTAGTAAGACTGTTGTATTTGAGATACCAGTTATCTTGTTCTACACCTAAATAACGAATACCTAAATCCTGTCTTTTAGTGCTGGAGAAACGTTTTCCTAGAGGAACCCACGCACTACCATTATCACTAAACTGCCCCACGAGACGGACAGCAGAAGTAGTAGAACAAACATCACCACTACAACTAGTTTGTGGATCATCGACTACTTTCCACTGCATTTGGGCTGGTCTACCGTCAATATTACAATCCCAGAGACCAAAG contains:
- a CDS encoding DUF2330 domain-containing protein, which encodes MKFFRILTPLLLAIVAVFCFAPAAWAFCGFYVAKADTKLYNKASQVVIARDGDRTVLTMANDFQGEVKDFAMVVPVPTVLQKEQVRVTEPKIIERLDAFSAPRLVEYFDPDPCAPVYPQKLSAAPAPAARMEAGNARDDASLGVTVEARFNVGEYDIVILSAKESGGLETWLQRSGYKIPRGAKQLLKPYIRSSMKFFVAKVNLNKFEKSGYQFLRPLQISYQSPKFMLPIRLGMINATTEQDLIVYILSPQGQAEITNYRTVKIPSDTNVPLFVKDEFGDFYKSMFQTAYTKENKKVGFLEYAWNMGSCDPCSAEPLTPDELKQAGVFWLDNNSPSDVPVSPRFRPPFPRSDVFISRLHVRYTRDKFPEDLIFQQTANSEFFQGRYVLQHPFQGELKCQAGREYKRSLPKRFEQEAQTLAKLTNWKIQDIRNKMKLSVGNLTYSWWENLFSWLGLY
- a CDS encoding RnfABCDGE type electron transport complex subunit D, coding for MLLKDIRDYQILFLGLFLVLGIGTRDWTLRPELIGVAIATSLATQWILSLLTGKEQMANLRSALITSLGLGLLLRADCWTTMAIAAAIAIASKFIFKVGDKHFFNPTNFGIISALILTPDAWVSPGQWGEEWWYGLLFAGTGGMILQRVGRWDTTAAFLGSYSLLEAIRNLWLGWTWDVYWHRLMSGSLLLFALFMITDPRSIPNSRIGRVVWAICIAGLTFILRNYFFISTAVFWALFALAPLTILLDVLWLAPRFAWQEKDEEAGVELLTPNS
- a CDS encoding polysaccharide deacetylase family protein translates to MQLAPLFPIFYRILQPSFPNCLWGGNPYTKAIALTFDDGPHPQYTPEVLAVLDRYNITASFFWLGVCVNRSPAIAKAVSDRGHWIGLHGYDHRSFPMLSLNELKGSLEKTQIAIYNACNLQPEQVRDVRPPNGLFTPATLKLFSQWNYRSVMWSVVPEDWVRPGITTVVERIMQQVKNGSLIVLHDGACGGKDVAATIQILIPQLLQQGYKFVTVDTLWQQAKTN
- a CDS encoding DUF6006 family protein, which gives rise to MKNITKWLLGLAIVPASLVLTSSHTKASQLAGEWFFGLWDCNIDGRPAQMQWKVVDDPQTSCSGDVCSTTSAVRLVGQFSDNGSAWVPLGKRFSSTKRQDLGIRYLGVEQDNWYLKYNSLTKIADGWTTWRGKRYPLQCRNRR